A stretch of Ipomoea triloba cultivar NCNSP0323 chromosome 13, ASM357664v1 DNA encodes these proteins:
- the LOC116003058 gene encoding 30S ribosomal protein S13, chloroplastic-like, whose amino-acid sequence MAQALATPVLPSLSIISNTLPSSNLKTSLSFPIQTSPKIGGLSIKCVRVGGVEIPNNKRVEYSLQYIHGVGRSRARQILADIGMDNKITKELSQEELITLRDEVSKYMIEGDLRRFNALAIRRLKEIQCYRGIRHIQGLPCRGQRTKNNCRTLKGKKVAIAGKKKAPR is encoded by the exons ATGGCGCAAGCGCTAGCAACTCCAGTACTGCCATCACTCTCCATTATCAGCAATACCCTCCCCTCCTCCAACCTCAAGACCTCTCTCTCCTTCCCCATTCAAACTTCTCCAAAG ATTGGGGGTTTGAGCATCAAGTGCGTGCGTGTGGGGGGAGTGGAGATTCCCAACAACAAGAGAGTGGAGTACTCGCTGCAGTACATCCATGGGGTTGGGCGCAGCAGAGCAAGGCAGATACTCGCCGACATCGGAATGGACAACAAGATCACCAAGGAATTGTCCCAGGAAGAGCTCATCACTCTCCGTGATGAAGTCTCAAAGTACATGATTGAAGGCGACCTC AGGCGATTCAACGCCCTTGCGATTAGGAGGCTGAAGGAGATTCAGTGCTACAGAGGCATAAGACACATTCAAGGATTGCCATGCAGAGGACAGCGGACTAAGAACAATTGCCGTACTCTAAAGGGCAAGAAGGTGGCCATTGCAGGGAAGAAGAAAGCGCCTCGTTAA